A single window of Brevundimonas naejangsanensis DNA harbors:
- a CDS encoding FtsB family cell division protein yields MKPYLPTVLLLLLIAYLGVQALTGERGLLSGSERDALLAKRQAQLARLNEQRQDLEVRVRYLRTESLSRDLLEERARAVIGFADPRDYVVRLNGPAGRASEATRAS; encoded by the coding sequence ATGAAGCCATACCTGCCGACCGTGCTGTTGCTGCTGCTGATCGCCTATCTGGGCGTGCAGGCCCTGACGGGTGAGCGCGGCCTGCTAAGCGGTTCGGAGCGCGACGCCCTATTGGCCAAGCGCCAGGCTCAGCTGGCCCGCCTGAATGAGCAGCGTCAGGATCTGGAGGTGCGTGTCCGGTATCTGCGCACCGAGAGCCTTTCCAGGGACTTGCTGGAAGAGCGGGCGAGGGCGGTCATCGGCTTCGCTGACCCGCGCGACTATGTCGTGCGGCTGAACGGCCCCGCAGGACGCGCCTCTGAGGCGACGCGCGCCTCCTGA
- the eno gene encoding phosphopyruvate hydratase encodes MTDIVDIVARQILDSRGNPTVEVDVMLEDGSFGRAAVPSGASTGAHEAVELRDGDMEVWGGKGVEKAVDAVNGEIFDALSGMDAEDQRRIDDALIELDGTENKSRLGANAMLGVSLAVAKASAISAGLPLHRYIGGVSARILPTPMMNIINGGAHADNPIDIQEFMIMPTGAESFSEGLRMGAEIFHALKKALKDAGHNTNVGDEGGFAPNLASADEALTFITKAGQAAGYLAGEDFHLALDVASTEFFKNGKYELTGEGKSFDAEGMVNYLADLVERFPIVSIEDGCAEDDFDGWKLLTDRLGDRVQLVGDDLFVTNPRRLAAGIGEGLANSILIKVNQIGTLSETLDAVDMAHRAGYTAVMSHRSGETEDSTIADLAVATNCGQIKTGSLARSDRTAKYNQLLRIEEMLGDQAAYFGDGMLLK; translated from the coding sequence ATGACCGACATCGTCGACATCGTCGCCCGCCAGATCCTCGACAGCCGGGGCAATCCGACGGTTGAAGTGGATGTGATGCTGGAAGACGGCAGCTTCGGCCGCGCGGCGGTGCCGTCGGGCGCTTCGACGGGCGCGCATGAAGCCGTTGAGCTGCGCGACGGCGACATGGAGGTCTGGGGCGGCAAGGGCGTCGAGAAGGCAGTCGACGCCGTCAACGGCGAAATCTTCGACGCCCTGTCCGGCATGGACGCCGAGGACCAGCGCCGCATCGACGATGCCCTGATCGAACTGGACGGCACCGAGAACAAGTCGCGCCTGGGCGCCAACGCCATGTTGGGCGTCTCGCTGGCCGTGGCCAAGGCCAGCGCCATTTCGGCCGGCCTGCCCCTGCACCGCTACATCGGCGGCGTCTCGGCCCGCATCCTGCCGACGCCGATGATGAACATCATCAACGGCGGCGCCCACGCCGACAACCCGATCGATATTCAGGAATTCATGATCATGCCAACCGGCGCCGAGAGCTTCTCGGAAGGCCTGCGCATGGGCGCCGAAATCTTCCACGCGCTGAAGAAGGCGCTGAAGGATGCCGGTCACAACACCAACGTCGGCGACGAGGGCGGTTTCGCCCCGAACCTGGCTTCGGCCGACGAAGCCCTGACCTTCATTACCAAGGCGGGTCAGGCGGCCGGCTATCTGGCGGGCGAGGACTTCCACCTGGCGCTCGACGTCGCCTCGACCGAGTTCTTCAAGAACGGCAAGTATGAGCTGACGGGCGAAGGCAAATCCTTCGACGCCGAGGGCATGGTCAACTACCTGGCCGACCTGGTCGAGCGCTTCCCGATCGTCTCGATCGAGGACGGCTGCGCCGAAGACGACTTCGACGGCTGGAAGCTGCTGACGGACCGTCTGGGCGACCGGGTGCAACTGGTCGGCGACGACCTGTTCGTGACCAACCCGCGCCGTCTGGCCGCCGGCATCGGCGAAGGCCTGGCCAACTCCATCCTGATCAAGGTGAACCAGATCGGCACCCTGTCCGAAACGCTGGACGCCGTCGATATGGCGCACCGCGCAGGCTACACCGCCGTCATGTCGCACCGTTCGGGCGAGACCGAGGACTCCACCATCGCCGACCTGGCCGTGGCCACCAACTGCGGTCAGATCAAGACCGGCTCGCTGGCCCGTTCGGACCGGACCGCGAAATACAACCAGCTGCTGCGCATCGAAGAGATGCTGGGCGACCAGGCCGCCTATTTCGGCGACGGCATGCTGCTGAAATAA
- the rpmF gene encoding 50S ribosomal protein L32 encodes MAVPKRKTSPSRRNMRRAHDALGANTYVEDKDTGELRRPHHIDLKTGMYKGRQVLTQQED; translated from the coding sequence ATGGCCGTTCCGAAGCGCAAAACTTCCCCCTCGCGTCGCAACATGCGTCGCGCTCATGACGCCCTGGGCGCCAACACCTATGTCGAAGACAAGGACACCGGCGAACTGCGTCGTCCGCACCACATCGACCTGAAGACCGGCATGTACAAAGGCCGTCAGGTCCTGACCCAGCAGGAAGACTAA
- a CDS encoding NAD(P)/FAD-dependent oxidoreductase: protein MGAPFDFDATVVGAGAVGLACGRALSRRGLTVLVLEKESHIGQGVSSRNSEVIHGGLYYPTGSLKAKFCVEGRRALYDFLESRKVDHWKCGKLVVATEEAEVERIEAIFQQAVTNGVENLEHLTGAQARALEPELNAHAAILSPESGVFDSHGYMLALQGEIEDAGGSVVVSAPFEGAESLPAGGFSVRVGGEGAMTLTSRLLVTAPGLSAQDVAARIEGYPATDVPARHLGKGIYFRLTGAAPFNRLIYPPPIPGALGTHYRKDLGGQGVFGPDLAYVQTEDYSVDPAKAEEFARYIRRFWPGVTVERLTPDYAGIRPKLHGPGEPQPDFQLHGATNHGIDGLMALFGIESPGLTSSLAIGEAVAQSLTARV from the coding sequence ATGGGCGCGCCTTTCGACTTCGATGCGACGGTCGTGGGCGCGGGTGCTGTGGGGCTGGCCTGCGGGCGGGCGCTGTCGCGGCGCGGCCTGACGGTGCTGGTGCTGGAGAAAGAGTCGCACATCGGCCAGGGCGTCTCCTCGCGCAATTCCGAGGTGATCCACGGCGGGCTGTACTACCCGACCGGGTCGCTGAAGGCGAAGTTTTGCGTCGAAGGGCGGCGCGCCCTCTATGACTTCCTGGAGAGTCGCAAGGTCGATCACTGGAAGTGCGGCAAGCTGGTCGTGGCGACCGAGGAAGCCGAGGTCGAACGCATCGAGGCCATCTTCCAGCAGGCCGTGACCAATGGCGTCGAGAACCTGGAGCACCTGACCGGCGCGCAGGCGCGGGCGCTGGAGCCGGAACTGAACGCCCACGCCGCCATCCTGTCGCCCGAGAGCGGGGTGTTCGACAGCCACGGCTACATGCTGGCCCTTCAGGGCGAGATCGAGGACGCGGGCGGCTCGGTCGTCGTCTCGGCGCCGTTCGAGGGCGCCGAAAGCCTGCCGGCCGGCGGCTTTTCAGTTCGTGTGGGCGGGGAGGGGGCGATGACCCTGACCAGTCGTCTTCTGGTCACTGCGCCCGGCCTGTCGGCTCAGGATGTCGCTGCCCGAATCGAGGGCTATCCGGCCACGGATGTTCCCGCGCGTCATCTGGGCAAGGGAATCTACTTCCGCCTGACCGGCGCGGCGCCGTTCAATCGCCTAATCTATCCGCCTCCCATTCCCGGCGCGCTGGGCACCCATTACCGCAAGGATCTGGGCGGGCAGGGCGTGTTCGGCCCTGATCTGGCCTATGTCCAGACTGAGGACTATTCCGTCGATCCAGCCAAGGCGGAGGAGTTCGCCCGCTACATCCGCCGGTTCTGGCCGGGCGTGACAGTCGAGCGGCTGACGCCCGACTACGCCGGCATCCGGCCCAAGCTGCACGGGCCGGGCGAGCCACAGCCTGACTTTCAGCTTCACGGCGCAACGAATCACGGAATCGATGGGCTGATGGCGCTTTTCGGCATCGAAAGCCCCGGTCTGACCAGCTCGCTGGCCATCGGCGAGGCCGTGGCGCAAAGCCTGACGGCAAGGGTTTGA
- a CDS encoding type II toxin-antitoxin system RatA family toxin gives MAVHRVTRILPYAPEQLAALVADVRAYPDFVPWITSMRVWNVRDEAPGLHLLDAEAGVGFAFLTEKFSTWVRHDVHAPKVEVGLIRGPFKHLKNRWEFHPHPQGTRLEFFIDFAFKSRMLDMMLQANFDRAVDKLIQCFEGRAKALYGKR, from the coding sequence TTGGCCGTCCATCGCGTAACGCGCATTCTGCCCTATGCCCCGGAACAGCTCGCCGCCCTGGTGGCGGACGTGCGCGCCTACCCCGACTTCGTGCCGTGGATCACCTCCATGCGCGTCTGGAACGTGCGCGACGAGGCGCCGGGCCTGCATCTGCTGGACGCCGAGGCCGGCGTCGGCTTCGCCTTCCTGACCGAGAAGTTCTCGACGTGGGTCCGCCATGACGTCCATGCGCCCAAGGTCGAGGTCGGCCTGATCCGTGGCCCGTTCAAACACCTGAAGAACCGCTGGGAGTTCCATCCGCACCCCCAGGGGACGCGACTGGAATTCTTTATCGACTTCGCCTTCAAGTCGCGCATGCTGGACATGATGCTTCAGGCGAACTTCGACCGGGCGGTCGACAAGCTGATCCAGTGTTTCGAGGGCCGCGCCAAGGCCCTCTACGGCAAGAGGTAG
- the lipA gene encoding lipoyl synthase — MVTLIDTLQKKPSELRHPEKQNRPDSVVLKKPDWLRVKAPGSGQYNATKEIVRSKGLVTVCEEAACPNIGECWSQKHATLMIMGDTCTRACAFCNVKTGLPQPLDPEEPSKVGLAVAQMGLNHVVITSVDRDDVSDGGAAHFAEVVRQIRLQAPNTTVEILTPDFLRKDGAAEVMIDATPDVFNHNLETVPRLYLKIRPGARYFHSLRLLQMVKERDPNQFTKSGIMVGLGETKEEVMQVMDDMRSAGVDFITIGQYLQPTRKHAPIDRFVTPEEFKAYEAIARAKGFLMVSSSPLTRSSHHAGDDFARLKAAREAQLSSRNGR, encoded by the coding sequence ATGGTCACGCTGATCGACACCTTGCAGAAGAAGCCGTCCGAGCTTCGTCACCCGGAAAAGCAGAACCGGCCGGATTCGGTCGTGCTGAAAAAGCCGGACTGGCTGCGCGTGAAGGCGCCCGGCTCGGGCCAGTATAACGCCACCAAGGAGATCGTTCGCTCCAAGGGGCTGGTGACGGTCTGTGAAGAGGCCGCCTGCCCGAACATCGGCGAGTGCTGGAGCCAGAAGCACGCCACCCTGATGATCATGGGCGACACCTGCACGCGGGCCTGCGCCTTCTGCAACGTCAAGACCGGCCTGCCGCAACCGCTGGACCCGGAAGAGCCCTCCAAGGTTGGCCTGGCCGTGGCCCAGATGGGCCTGAACCACGTCGTCATCACCTCGGTGGACCGCGATGACGTGTCGGACGGCGGCGCCGCCCACTTCGCCGAAGTGGTGCGCCAGATCCGCCTGCAGGCGCCGAACACCACGGTCGAGATCCTGACGCCCGACTTCCTGCGCAAGGACGGCGCGGCCGAGGTGATGATCGACGCCACGCCCGACGTCTTCAACCACAACCTTGAAACGGTTCCGCGCCTGTATCTGAAGATCCGGCCGGGCGCCCGCTACTTCCACTCGCTGCGCCTGCTGCAGATGGTCAAGGAGCGCGACCCGAACCAGTTCACCAAGTCGGGCATCATGGTCGGTCTGGGCGAGACCAAGGAAGAGGTCATGCAGGTGATGGACGACATGCGGTCCGCCGGCGTCGACTTCATCACTATCGGCCAGTACCTGCAGCCGACGCGCAAGCACGCCCCGATCGACCGCTTCGTCACGCCCGAAGAATTCAAGGCCTATGAGGCGATCGCGCGGGCCAAGGGCTTCCTGATGGTGTCGTCCTCGCCGCTGACGCGCTCGTCGCACCACGCGGGCGACGACTTCGCCCGGTTGAAGGCGGCGCGCGAGGCTCAGCTGTCGTCCCGGAACGGCCGCTGA
- a CDS encoding AMP-binding protein yields the protein MRAALDPKVYEETLFDALVDARARYGDKEILEDQDRHPLTYTGLIRAAFVLGRKIAKLTKSGERVGVLLPSSAGVVVTFFALHAFGRVPVMLNFTSGEANLKAALKTAGVKKILSAKRFVTQAKLDDLVETLGEVSEIVWLDDIRKTIGLTDKLYGLSAGMAPKRFRVKTDPDSAGVVLFTSGSFGAPKGVVLSQKNLVANARQVAAHIDLDPDWVMFNPLPTFHCFGLTGGVLLPLLQGLKAFEYPSPLHAKQITDLLPQVKASILFATDTFLNQYARVAEPGDFATLQFAVAGAEKVRDETRQMFNTKFGGVELLEGYGATEAAPVVAVNHPDRNRPGTVGQILPGMEYRIEPVEGIAVGGRLFLRGPNVMEGYISPNDPDNLEPLADGWHDTGDIVDIDAEGYITILGRVKRFAKIGGEMVSLTAVEGMAGAVWPAGHHAVVAIPDSKKGERLVLVTDVAGAESAQLTEWARENGAPELAVPKRIIKVDSIPVLGTGKTDYVTIQKRVENELKGA from the coding sequence CTGCGGGCAGCCCTGGACCCCAAGGTCTATGAAGAGACCCTGTTCGACGCGCTGGTCGATGCGCGCGCCCGCTATGGCGACAAGGAGATTCTGGAGGACCAGGATCGCCACCCCCTGACCTATACAGGCCTGATCCGCGCCGCCTTCGTGCTGGGCCGCAAGATCGCCAAACTGACAAAGTCGGGCGAGCGCGTCGGCGTGCTGCTGCCGTCCAGCGCGGGCGTGGTGGTGACCTTCTTCGCCCTGCACGCCTTCGGCCGGGTGCCGGTCATGCTGAACTTCACCTCGGGCGAGGCCAATCTGAAGGCGGCGCTGAAGACGGCGGGCGTGAAGAAGATCCTGTCGGCCAAGCGCTTTGTGACCCAGGCCAAGCTGGACGACCTGGTGGAGACTCTCGGCGAGGTCTCCGAGATCGTCTGGCTGGACGACATCCGCAAGACCATCGGCCTGACCGACAAGCTGTACGGCCTCAGCGCGGGCATGGCGCCCAAGCGCTTCCGCGTGAAGACCGATCCGGATTCGGCGGGCGTGGTCCTGTTCACCTCCGGTAGTTTCGGCGCACCCAAGGGCGTGGTGCTCAGCCAGAAGAACCTGGTCGCCAACGCGCGCCAGGTGGCGGCCCACATCGACCTGGATCCCGACTGGGTGATGTTCAACCCGCTGCCGACCTTCCACTGCTTCGGTCTGACCGGCGGGGTGCTGCTGCCCCTGTTGCAGGGGCTGAAGGCGTTTGAATACCCCTCTCCGCTGCACGCCAAGCAGATCACCGACCTGCTGCCCCAGGTGAAGGCGTCGATCCTGTTCGCCACCGACACCTTCCTGAACCAGTACGCCCGCGTGGCCGAGCCCGGCGACTTCGCCACCCTGCAGTTCGCCGTGGCGGGCGCAGAGAAGGTGCGCGACGAGACGCGCCAGATGTTCAACACCAAGTTCGGCGGCGTCGAACTGCTGGAAGGCTATGGCGCCACCGAGGCGGCGCCAGTCGTCGCCGTGAACCATCCCGACCGCAACCGGCCGGGCACGGTGGGCCAGATCCTGCCGGGCATGGAGTACCGGATCGAACCGGTCGAGGGCATTGCGGTCGGCGGCCGCCTGTTCCTGCGGGGCCCGAACGTGATGGAAGGCTATATCTCGCCGAACGACCCGGACAATCTGGAGCCTCTGGCCGACGGCTGGCACGACACGGGCGACATCGTCGACATCGACGCCGAGGGCTACATCACCATTCTGGGGCGCGTGAAGCGCTTCGCCAAGATCGGCGGCGAGATGGTGTCTCTGACCGCCGTCGAAGGCATGGCCGGCGCCGTCTGGCCGGCTGGCCACCACGCGGTGGTCGCCATCCCTGACAGCAAGAAGGGCGAGCGCCTGGTGCTGGTCACCGACGTCGCAGGAGCCGAGAGCGCTCAGCTGACGGAGTGGGCCCGCGAAAACGGAGCGCCCGAACTGGCCGTGCCAAAGCGGATCATCAAGGTCGACAGCATTCCCGTCCTGGGCACCGGCAAGACCGACTATGTGACGATCCAGAAGCGGGTCGAGAATGAATTGAAGGGCGCCTGA
- a CDS encoding DoxX family protein → MARRSTSLAGWEPHFLSLLRLVSGLLLLQHGAQKVLGFPPGGRGGGIDLSTLAGWSGPIELVGGVLMVLGLFSRPTAFILSGFTAAAYWMVHAPQSPYPINNGGELAALYCFVFLYLVFAGPGPWSLDSALRGGRR, encoded by the coding sequence ATGGCTCGACGTTCGACATCCCTGGCCGGCTGGGAGCCGCATTTCCTCAGCCTTCTCAGACTTGTCTCCGGCCTGCTGCTGCTTCAGCACGGCGCGCAGAAGGTCCTCGGCTTTCCCCCCGGCGGACGCGGCGGCGGGATCGACCTGTCGACGCTGGCGGGCTGGTCCGGACCAATCGAACTGGTCGGCGGCGTGCTGATGGTGCTTGGCCTGTTCAGCCGCCCGACCGCCTTCATCCTGTCCGGCTTCACCGCCGCAGCCTACTGGATGGTCCACGCGCCGCAGAGCCCCTACCCCATCAACAACGGCGGGGAACTGGCGGCCCTCTACTGCTTCGTCTTCCTGTATCTGGTCTTCGCCGGACCGGGGCCGTGGTCTCTGGACAGCGCCCTGCGCGGCGGCCGACGCTGA
- the ygiD gene encoding 4,5-DOPA dioxygenase extradiol: MRQPAVFFGHGSPMNALGGPFADAWRTLGQEIGRPKGVVMISAHWETQGLGVTAQELPETIHDFGGFPAELHAMQYPAPGSPALASRVSELTGAVQTTQWGLDHGTWSVLAHVWPDADVPVVQLSLDRTIDARGHYELAKRLRPLRHEGVIVAGSGDFVHNLRTWKRAGGEPYYWAVDFNEAVKRAFMAGDHDALIDWVHLAEQAQLSVPTDEHYLPLLYVAAQQAPGEPLSFFNDVIDGGSISMTGVRIG; the protein is encoded by the coding sequence ATGCGCCAGCCCGCAGTGTTTTTTGGTCATGGTTCGCCCATGAACGCCCTAGGCGGTCCTTTCGCCGACGCCTGGCGGACCTTGGGGCAGGAGATCGGAAGGCCGAAAGGCGTGGTCATGATCTCGGCTCACTGGGAGACGCAGGGTTTGGGCGTGACGGCGCAGGAACTACCGGAAACCATCCATGATTTCGGGGGCTTTCCGGCTGAACTTCATGCCATGCAATATCCCGCGCCAGGGTCTCCCGCCTTGGCCAGCCGCGTGTCGGAACTGACCGGCGCCGTGCAGACAACCCAGTGGGGCCTCGATCACGGAACCTGGTCCGTGCTGGCGCACGTCTGGCCCGACGCCGACGTGCCCGTGGTGCAACTTTCGCTGGATCGCACCATTGACGCCCGTGGTCATTATGAACTGGCCAAGCGTCTGCGGCCCTTGCGCCATGAGGGCGTGATCGTCGCTGGCTCGGGCGACTTCGTGCACAATCTGCGGACGTGGAAGCGGGCGGGCGGCGAGCCGTACTACTGGGCGGTCGATTTCAATGAGGCGGTGAAACGCGCCTTCATGGCGGGCGACCATGACGCCCTGATCGACTGGGTCCATCTGGCCGAGCAGGCGCAGCTCAGCGTGCCGACGGACGAGCACTATCTGCCGCTGCTTTATGTCGCCGCCCAGCAGGCGCCCGGCGAGCCCTTGAGCTTCTTCAATGATGTGATCGACGGCGGTTCGATCTCTATGACGGGCGTCCGGATCGGCTGA
- a CDS encoding M15 family metallopeptidase encodes MWKASASVIAALAAAVAGQAYAEAPEPAPTAQICDRAPGAWDDTAQANAISLYALEWVPFGPSELGWEAYVPLIQHEVGSPCDPTSAGFAEALAGFQGRYGLAASGRFDQATFQVLRGLWQERRPFVMARVRGECPDPPPVSDLAYLTTGEEHAERLTRLLRRDVLDAYRAMATAARAEVPEIAAEPELLRVFSSFRDPEADAARCARDGNCDGLRRAVCSPHRTGTAVDLYVGHLQGMGVDSTDVHSRRHMSQTPTYRWLVKNAGRFGFVPYVYEPWHWEWVGR; translated from the coding sequence ATGTGGAAAGCGTCCGCCTCCGTTATCGCCGCCTTGGCCGCCGCCGTCGCCGGACAGGCTTACGCCGAGGCGCCGGAACCCGCACCGACCGCCCAGATCTGCGACCGGGCGCCCGGCGCCTGGGACGATACGGCCCAGGCGAACGCCATCTCCTTATATGCGCTGGAGTGGGTTCCGTTCGGGCCGTCGGAACTAGGCTGGGAAGCCTATGTGCCGCTGATCCAGCATGAGGTCGGTTCGCCCTGCGATCCGACATCGGCAGGGTTCGCGGAGGCCTTGGCGGGGTTTCAGGGGCGTTACGGACTGGCGGCCAGCGGGCGCTTCGATCAGGCGACGTTTCAGGTGTTGCGGGGCCTGTGGCAGGAGCGGCGGCCCTTCGTCATGGCGCGGGTGAGGGGAGAGTGCCCTGATCCGCCGCCCGTCTCCGACCTGGCCTATCTGACGACAGGCGAGGAACACGCCGAGCGTCTGACGCGCCTGCTGCGTCGCGACGTGCTGGACGCCTATCGCGCGATGGCCACGGCGGCGCGCGCCGAAGTCCCCGAGATCGCCGCCGAGCCGGAACTGCTGCGCGTCTTCTCTTCCTTTCGCGACCCGGAGGCCGACGCCGCCCGATGTGCGCGTGACGGCAATTGCGACGGCCTGCGCCGCGCCGTCTGCTCGCCCCACCGGACCGGCACGGCGGTGGATCTGTATGTCGGCCACCTGCAGGGCATGGGGGTCGATTCCACCGATGTTCACAGCCGCCGTCACATGAGCCAGACGCCGACCTATCGCTGGCTGGTCAAGAACGCCGGGCGGTTCGGCTTCGTGCCCTACGTCTATGAGCCCTGGCACTGGGAGTGGGTCGGTCGATGA
- a CDS encoding MFS transporter encodes MTATAAPSSATAAPDAPRRSNAILAAFSGPCLPLAAFGVALPVTLPEFYATHVGIEMGMVAAVFMAVRLIDIVFDPFIGWGMDRTRTRLGRYRPWMAVATPILMLAALMMFVTVQPGAGPIYLFAWLLVLYLGFSMGTLGQLGWAAVLAPQYDQRSRVYGWWQVFNIIGVILILILPTIVVKTGLGNYVDGVRIMGWAIIIALPLTIGLAMVAVPEPVNAGAAPHGGPRAYLALFRMKTVRKLLVADLLLGIAPGITGSLLFFFFGQIKGYDHTQASLFMLIYFMAGLVGAPIWAWLATRIGKDRALAVASLIFAVFYVGATLVPGGNFALTAVAMFIAGLPYAAGLFLLRAMMADAGDEVRLETGVDRTGLMFSILSATTKMGHVFALLPYAILPLVGFKPLPGPEGNSDFSLLMLQILFIAVPGLLLAATTWVLKGYPLTAQRHDEIRAALAQRDAGHA; translated from the coding sequence ATGACCGCAACCGCCGCGCCTTCGTCCGCCACAGCTGCGCCCGACGCGCCGCGCCGCTCCAACGCCATCCTGGCCGCCTTCTCAGGGCCGTGCCTGCCGCTGGCGGCTTTCGGCGTGGCCCTGCCCGTCACCCTGCCGGAGTTCTACGCCACCCATGTCGGGATCGAGATGGGCATGGTGGCGGCTGTCTTCATGGCGGTGCGGCTGATTGATATCGTCTTCGACCCCTTTATCGGCTGGGGCATGGACAGGACGCGCACGCGGCTGGGCCGCTATCGCCCGTGGATGGCCGTGGCGACGCCCATCCTGATGCTGGCCGCGCTGATGATGTTCGTGACGGTCCAGCCGGGCGCCGGGCCGATCTACCTGTTCGCCTGGCTGCTGGTGCTCTACCTCGGTTTTTCGATGGGAACGCTGGGCCAGCTGGGCTGGGCCGCCGTTCTGGCGCCTCAGTACGACCAGCGCAGCCGCGTCTATGGCTGGTGGCAGGTGTTCAACATCATCGGCGTGATCCTGATCCTGATCCTGCCGACCATCGTGGTGAAGACGGGCCTGGGGAACTACGTCGACGGGGTGCGCATCATGGGCTGGGCCATCATCATCGCCCTGCCTCTGACCATCGGCTTGGCCATGGTCGCCGTACCCGAGCCGGTTAACGCAGGCGCCGCGCCGCACGGCGGTCCGCGCGCCTATCTGGCCCTGTTCAGGATGAAGACGGTGCGCAAGCTGCTGGTCGCCGACCTGCTGCTGGGCATTGCGCCGGGCATCACCGGGTCGCTGCTGTTCTTCTTCTTCGGCCAGATCAAGGGCTACGACCACACCCAGGCGTCGCTGTTCATGCTGATCTACTTCATGGCCGGGCTGGTAGGCGCGCCCATCTGGGCCTGGCTGGCGACCCGGATCGGCAAGGATCGCGCCCTGGCCGTGGCCAGCCTGATCTTCGCCGTCTTCTACGTCGGCGCGACCTTGGTTCCGGGCGGGAACTTCGCCCTGACGGCGGTCGCCATGTTCATCGCCGGCCTGCCCTATGCGGCGGGCTTGTTCCTGCTGCGCGCCATGATGGCGGACGCCGGCGACGAGGTGCGGCTGGAGACGGGCGTGGACCGCACTGGCCTGATGTTCTCCATCCTGTCGGCCACGACCAAGATGGGGCACGTCTTCGCCCTGCTGCCCTACGCCATCCTGCCGCTGGTCGGGTTCAAACCTCTCCCGGGACCAGAGGGGAACAGCGACTTCTCCTTGTTGATGCTGCAGATCCTGTTCATCGCCGTGCCGGGCCTGCTATTGGCGGCCACCACCTGGGTGCTGAAGGGCTATCCCCTGACCGCTCAACGACACGATGAAATCCGCGCCGCCCTGGCGCAAAGAGACGCCGGACACGCCTGA
- the mazG gene encoding nucleoside triphosphate pyrophosphohydrolase → MTHPVDRLKEIMVRLRDPNGGCPWDVEQTFQTIAPYTIEEAYEVADAIERGDMDELRVELGDLLFQVVFHSRMAEEAGHFRLEDVAEAMADKLVRRHPHVFGDEAAKATGPAQKARWEDIKAAERKAKEQHGVLDDVPVGLPALTRAAKLTKRAGRVGFDWPSTDEVFDKLAEEVQELRAEIAAGDKDKAREELGDLLFVVANLARKLEVEPEDALRAANAKFVRRFEFIETELQKGGRTPEQSDLREMDALWDAAKAAERA, encoded by the coding sequence ATGACCCACCCCGTCGACCGCCTGAAAGAGATCATGGTTCGCCTGCGCGATCCGAACGGCGGCTGCCCCTGGGACGTGGAGCAAACCTTCCAGACGATCGCCCCCTATACGATCGAGGAAGCCTATGAGGTCGCCGACGCCATCGAGCGTGGCGACATGGACGAACTGAGGGTCGAACTGGGCGACCTGCTGTTCCAGGTTGTCTTCCACTCGCGCATGGCCGAGGAGGCCGGGCATTTCCGGCTGGAAGACGTGGCCGAGGCTATGGCCGACAAGTTGGTCCGCCGCCATCCGCACGTCTTCGGCGACGAGGCCGCCAAGGCCACCGGCCCGGCCCAGAAGGCCCGTTGGGAAGACATCAAAGCGGCCGAGCGCAAGGCCAAGGAACAGCACGGCGTGCTGGACGACGTGCCGGTCGGCCTGCCCGCCCTGACCCGCGCCGCCAAGCTGACCAAGCGCGCAGGCCGCGTCGGCTTCGACTGGCCCTCGACCGACGAGGTGTTCGATAAGCTGGCCGAAGAGGTTCAGGAACTGCGCGCCGAAATCGCGGCGGGCGACAAGGACAAGGCGCGCGAGGAACTGGGCGACCTGCTGTTCGTGGTCGCCAACCTGGCCCGCAAACTGGAAGTCGAACCGGAAGACGCCCTGCGCGCCGCCAACGCAAAATTCGTGCGTCGCTTCGAGTTCATTGAAACCGAACTGCAAAAGGGCGGCCGCACGCCGGAACAGTCCGACCTGCGAGAAATGGACGCCCTGTGGGACGCCGCAAAGGCGGCCGAGCGAGCCTGA